DNA from Solanum stenotomum isolate F172 chromosome 3, ASM1918654v1, whole genome shotgun sequence:
GAAAATTAAAGGAGTAAATACTAGAGTAACTTTGCCCTCTATTAGAATTGTTTTGGTCTAAATTTATCTTTTCCTCAAGAAAAAAGTCTCCTTTTTACCCTTGATGCCTAACGAAACTTCAATTCAAGAGTTATTTTAGACCGtcattaaaaattaagaaagataAAATTGAACGCATACATAAAGTTCACTCATTTTACATTAGAACTCCTCAATGGcattaatgataaatttaacGCGATTTGCTAACGGTAGATAAAGACAGCCAAAATTCTGTACGTTTAAgatttattatgtatatatataaaaaaaaaatatatactttttaacttatatatatatatcatttaaattttatcacttaaattatagtcaaaattttagaataaatCAATGTTCACTCAAGTAATTTATGCAAAGTAATTCTCACTAAATAATTCGAACTATTGATatacatgaaaataataataatatatacaaaaaaaaaattataatttccaTCTCAAAAGAGGTTCATAATCCCCTTAGCTTTACCTGATTCCGAATCTCCTCTAATAACAGTGACAAACACAAAAAAACTAACACTCCATGCAAATCACTAACGTGGCTACAAGGCTCAGCGACACATGCATGCCTACGTGCCCACCCAAAAATCCGCCACATCATACAATGCCACAACGACACATGCATGTCTACGTGCCCGCCCGAAAATCCGCCACATCATACAATGCCACCTcatcaaatataaaaacaaaaacttaatAAAGCTCCACCCAACTCAACCCCATCCATTTCAATCACTTTTTTAtacttcaaaaaatttcaagaaaaactgTATAATTATTTCTATCATTATGGCTTCTACAACAAAAGGTCATGAGCAAGTTCCACCAGGAGAGCCTATGTCAATGGGGCAACATATACTAGACAAAGGGGCTCAAATGATGCAATCTTTAAAACCTATCAAGCAAATGAACCAACATGTTTGTACATTTGCTATGTACAGTCATGATATGTCCCGTCAAATTGAGACACATCACTATGTCACACGCGTAAATCAAGATTTTCTTCAGTGTGCTGTTTATGATTCTGATGAATCCACCGGACGCCTTATCGGTATATtgttagttttatattttttaaacttcatATCAGGTCGATCGGGtgaatatacatttttttttaatataactataggtataaataattatgaatttatatgCAGGAGTGGAGTATATATTATCTGAACGTATCTTTGAAAGTTTGCCTCAAGAAGAACAAAAACTTTGGCATTCTCATGCACACGAGGTTTGTAccttaattttcattttttttaacaccATATATTAGTAGACGAATGATTTTGTAGtcctttataaatttatttttagttttatatatcgattttacaagaaattaaatattcatttttacaCCCAAGACTCATGagattgatctttttttttttttctcgaaaggttattttcttctttctgaGCGGTCGTAGAGATCGTTTTCTCCTAGTAGGTTAGTTACCATATTACTACAATAAAAATCACTTTTAGgggaataaatatataaattaataaagagtgatAAAGTTTTAGCGGTATTAGTCAATTGTCATTGAATTTAATGCCCTATAGGCTTCAGGGACATCTGCAAAGTGTGTTAATTgatgttaaaaatatatatttagctaGGGGTAGACCCACGTGGGTTCCAGGGGATCACTCGAAAACGCTGACAAAAAACTACAACgtatatatataaggtaaattttatgtatttctgTAGACATATTAATCCTAAACTCATGGACAAGAATAAAGCTATAGCGTAGAGGCATGTCTCCTTAAAGTTAACTTCTGTGTCTGGAGTTCGCATCCTGACGTTAgcgtttcatttttttttagctttcttttcatttagtttcagttcctaattttctttcttttttttaaagtgtgatttgaacaaaaaaaaaatcaagttccCATTCCTAAAGGCTAAATCACTTTTCACTTCTCAAATCTCTATTTTTTGAACCCCTTGAGTGAAAattctggatccgccactgtATTTAGTGGTAATATGTAAGttattgtcattaattaattattgctaaagatcatttttgatggTGTATTGGTtatgttattaaatttttttgtacttGTAATTACATAAAACACCTCTTATGTTTCATCGTACATTTgatctaaaataagtcatatcGGTTTGATCTTTGTGAAAATTTGATATGTAGATAAAATCAGGACTTTGGGTGAATCCAAGAGTTCCAGAAATGGTAATAATGCCTGAACTGGAGAATCTTACCAAAACCTATGGCAAATTCTGGTGTACGTGGCAGACAGATAGAGGTAACTttacaatttaataaattataaattggcCTTGTTTCAGTTCATGTGGCACTGTTAACAATGAACTGTGGCACTGTTGATGATTTCGAAAGTCAaacgagttttttttttcacggTGGTTTTTTCATATGTATTCTGGATGGTTGGTTATGGTTACTTTTAGtactttgatttttatttagttttcaaatattaaattttatttcaaaaaagaattatgTTTGAATTCAAGGTCGAAATATTTGGCTCTCGAAATTCCGAGTAGTCGtgttacataaattgggacaatgCGTGTccctccgtctcaatttatatgtgaTTGTTCGTGTTTCGAGAGGTGATGAGTTGTTGATTATTGTAGCTTTTAATTAGTgctttttatttagttttactaatactaaattttatttgaaaatgaagtTATGTTTGAATTCACTGTCAAAATGTTTGGAGTCGAAATTTAGACTTTGCTAATAGTACATTAGTCCTCCTATCGTaatttatatgttgattattttgatttttagatttaaaCGAGTTATTCCATGTTAAATTCttcatttatttacttattgaaagccaAAAAAAGGTGGTACTAATTGCTAATTTTAACTTGCAATTTCAAAGGTGACAAGTTACCAATTGGGCCTCCATCACTAATGATGTCTCCACAACCAGTAGATTTGGGCATTGTGAAAATAGGTCTAGTCAAGAAGAGAGATGACAAGTACATCATATCGATGGACGCCATGAAAACAGCTCGGGCTGATTTATCTGAGCCCACCCGTCTCAATTCGAGGGCGGATTATTGGGTGGAGCACGGTAAGGGTTTCGCGATCGAtgttgaggatgttgagatgaaGAAGATAGCACCATTTCCATGAGTTTGTAGACAAGCTTTTGCATGCATGGTTTGCATAGATGTTAATGTTTTGCTTTTTTAAAGGCATTTACTAAAAGGGATAAGAATATATATGTGAAGTTCAATTCTTGGATGAAgcaattcatttttattttattttttggtttagttAAAGTTCGACTATTTGGGTTCAAAGATTGTTTCTATATGCAGTGTAATTATCCTGTTTCACTAATAAATAATTTCGTATTAAATTTAAGTTAGATACAATgctcctttaattttttttcctgcatatattttttaggcataatacatatattgaccCCTAAagttggcttcaaattttaactttgacctttaactttgtaagtgcacaaataggcactttaactatccaaaacTTAAACTAAAAAACACTCGGATCCTACCTGGCAAAATGCCTGAAATACACTCAAATTAGGCGCGTCAGATGTAAAAATTCAGGGGGTCAACAGTANCAAATATTAATTTACCACAAAATGAAAGTGAAGGAAGAAGTTGTGAggcaaaaataaagagaaattatttgaaaagGTGTCAAATAGACAGGAAAACGGGCCCATATGCATTGAATAGTTGGTAGCCATTGAGTGGGTCACTAATACACGTGGCAGCGTTTGCACTTCACGCttttggctccaaaaatcgcgtgtttatttatttaaaggtaggatagttaaagtgcctatttgtgcattatgaaagttggaggtcaaagttaaaatttgaagccaagtttaggggtcaatatatgtattat
Protein-coding regions in this window:
- the LOC125860365 gene encoding oil body-associated protein 2A-like, which gives rise to MASTTKGHEQVPPGEPMSMGQHILDKGAQMMQSLKPIKQMNQHVCTFAMYSHDMSRQIETHHYVTRVNQDFLQCAVYDSDESTGRLIGVEYILSERIFESLPQEEQKLWHSHAHEIKSGLWVNPRVPEMVIMPELENLTKTYGKFWCTWQTDRGDKLPIGPPSLMMSPQPVDLGIVKIGLVKKRDDKYIISMDAMKTARADLSEPTRLNSRADYWVEHGKGFAIDVEDVEMKKIAPFP